One genomic segment of Musa acuminata AAA Group cultivar baxijiao chromosome BXJ3-3, Cavendish_Baxijiao_AAA, whole genome shotgun sequence includes these proteins:
- the LOC103978169 gene encoding large ribosomal subunit protein eL39, with protein sequence MPSHKTFRIKKKLAKKMRQNRPIPHWIRMRTDNTIRYNAKRRHWRRTKLGF encoded by the exons ATG CCGTCGCACAAGACGTTCCGGATCAAGAAGAAGTTGGCGAAGAAGATGCGCCAGAACCGCCCCATCCCCCACTGGATCCGTATGCGGACCGATAACACTATCAG GTACAACGCCAAGCGCAGGCACTGGCGTCGCACTAAGCTAGGGTTTTGA
- the LOC135633916 gene encoding two-component response regulator ORR24-like: protein MTAEERSAVKDEFPVGMRVLAVDDDPTCLKVLENLLVRCQYNVTTTTRATTALKLLRENRDKYDLVISDVHMPDMDGFKLLELVGLEMDLPVIMLSANGERQAVMKGITHGACDYLLKPVRMQELRNIWQHVIRRRKSAGVQNNNVNNEEDSQKDQVTDSESSQWVKDHNERPKKRHKDQNEENDSEENMQENETSSSQKKPRVVWSIELHRKFVAAVNQLGIDKAVPKKILDLMNVENLTRENVASHLQKYRLYLKRLSAVTGQHASVASALRFRNLSCVNMESLDVFRNYHALGRSRQLPSLTSLQPNGMLDRVNGPSVPAGRVPYQAVEDGHMYHGTSNPLNDLGKHQDIRLTRNSQANLLHGVPTSFQSGQLHQQKVVQEANSSSIAGLSSSGLTSSLCGSSIANVASNFPLLQANKQHLEHGGLGDYSSVTMPLSSADPFDDLQDLSQLPHIGIPNVTWQDAVLSTEHSANALPGCAPFIHESLSLCQSGGDNSLQTPLAGNKNHGKYFSNVAVTPLTATQHQVNLFGGNMMIMPAGSDDNPNIKSLGNYRQEWHHTFDPNATLGSSLCPSLPHLGVNEKILQHQTSESSIHNKMMGAVETGQAYGVPSLQYKCMLDKSTVEIQLNYKDDYGSENNKSCSRVTSPGCSYGNIADVMTKPDDSNDATSEYGSTKM, encoded by the exons ATGACAGCCGAGGAAAGGAGTGCCGTGAAGGACGAGTTCCCCGTGGGAATGCGCGTTCTCGCCGTCGATGACGACCCCACTTGCCTGAAGGTGCTGGAGAATCTCCTGGTCCGCTGCCAGTACAATG TCACGACGACGACTCGAGCGACCACGGCACTGAAGTTGCTAAGGGAGAACAGAGACAAATACGACCTGGTTATCAGCGATGTTCACATGCCGGACATGGACGGATTCAAGCTTTTGGAGCTCGTGGGCCTCGAAATGGACCTTCCCGTCATTA TGTTGTCCGCAAATGGTGAGAGACAAGCTGTGATGAAGGGGATAACTCATGGTGCTTGTGACTATTTGCTGAAACCAGTGCGGATGCAAGAACTAAGGAACATATGGCAACATGTAATTAGGAGGAGGAAGTCTGCTGGTGTTCAAAACAATAATGTCAACAATGAGGAGGATAGCCAGAAAGATCAGGTTACAGATTCCGAAAGTAGTCAGTGGGTCAAGGATCACAATGAAAGACCCAAGAAGaggcacaaggatcagaatgaagAAAATGATAGCGAAGAAAACATGCAAGAAAATGAAACTTCATCCTCTCAGAAAAAACCTCGAGTTGTTTGGTCCATTGAGCTGCACCGAAAATTTGTTGCCGCTGTTAATCAATTGGGCATTGACA AAGCTGTACCCAAGAAAATACTTGATCTTATGAATGTTGAGAATTTGACAAGAGAAAATGTTGCAAGCCATCTACAG AAGTATAGGCTGTATCTGAAGAGGCTCAGTGCTGTGACGGGCCAGCATGCTAGTGTGGCTTCTGCTTTAAGATTCAGAAACTTATCCTGTGTGAATATGGAATCACTGGATGTTTTCAGGAATTATCATGCACTGGGACGATCTCGACAGCTGCCATCACTTACATCTCTCCAACCAAATGGAATGCTGGATAGAGTTAATGGTCCATCTGTACCTGCAGGACGTGTGCCTTACCAGGCTGTTGAAGATGGTCACATGTATCATGGCACAAGCAATCCACTTAATGACTTGGGAAAGCATCAGGACATCAGATTAACAAGAAATTCTCAAGCAAATCTGCTTCATGGGGTGCCAACATCATTTCAGTCAGGACAATTGCACCAGCAAAAGGTAGTCCAGGAAGCAAATAGCAGCTCCATTGCTGGATTATCTAGCAGTGGACTGACTTCCAGTCTTTGTGGCAGCTCTATTGCTAATGTGGCTAGCAACTTCCCGTTACTGCAAGCAAATAAGCAGCACCTGGAACATGGAGGATTAGGCGATTATTCTTCGGTTACGATGCCTTTATCGAGTGCAGACCCTTTTGATGACCTTCAAGATTTGTCTCAGCTTCCTCATATTGGTATACCTAATGTAACATGGCAAGATGCTGTTTTATCAACCGAGCATTCTGCCAATGCATTGCCTGGATGTGCCCCATTTATTCATGAAAGCTTATCTCTTTGTCAAAGTGGAGGAGATAATTCACTGCAAACTCCACTAGCGGGCAATAAAAATCATGGTAAATATTTCAGCAATGTGGCAGTGACACCATTGACTGCTACACAACACCAAGTTAATTTGTTTGGTGGGAACATGATGATTATGCCGGCTGGTAGTGATGACAACCCAAACATCAAAAGTCTGGGCAATTATAGACAGGAATGGCATCATACATTTGATCCTAATGCCACATTGGGTTCTTCCTTGTGCCCTTCATTGCCACATCTTGGGGTAAATGAAAAAATATTGCAGCATCAGACATCAGAGAGCAGCATCCATAACAAAATGATGGGTGCCGTTGAGACGGGCCAAGCTTATGGTGTTCCATCCCTCCAATATAAGTGCATGCTCGATAAGTCAACTGTGGAGATTCAGCTGAATTATAAGGATGACTATGGGTCAGAGAACAACAAATCGTGCAGTCGTGTCACTTCTCCTGGTTGTAGCTATGGCAATATTGCAGATGTCATGACCAAGCCT GATGATAGCAATGATGCTACATCAGAATATGGCAGCACTAAGATGTGA
- the LOC103978170 gene encoding stromal cell-derived factor 2-like protein: MAFSFFAVAVLLYLGLEVPEGSPAPATAAQEGVQITYGSVIKLMHDRTKFRLHSHDVPYGSGSGQQSVTGFPNVDDSNSYWVVKPPPDSSAKQGDVIPNGTIIRLQHMRTRKWLHSHLHASPITGNLEVSCYGGDMNSDTGDFWRLEIEGSGKTWKQDQRVRLRHVDTGGYLHSHDKKYSRIAGGQQEVCGVREKRPDNVWLATEGVYLPINTSDV; this comes from the exons atggcCTTTTCTTTCTTCGCCGTCGCCGTCTTGCTCTACCTCGGCCTCGAAGTCCCCGAGGGCTCCCCCGCCCCAGCTACCGCCGCCCAAGAAGGCGTCCAG ATCACATATGGCAGTGTGATTAAGCTGATGCACGATAGGACGAAGTTTCGACTGCATTCACACGATGTGCCGTATGGCTCCGGGAGTGGACAGCAATCCGTCACTGGATTCCCCAATGTggatgattcgaatagctattgg GTTGTGAAGCCTCCACCTGATTCATCTGCAAAACAAGGTGATGTTATTCCAAATGGAACTATCATAAGGTTACAACATATGAGAACACGAAAATGGCTACACAGCCACTTACATGCTTCGCCGATAACCGGTAATCTGGAG GTGAGCTGCTACGGAGGAGACATGAACTCTGATACTGGAGACTTTTGGCG GCTGGAGATCGAGGGAAGTGGGAAGACTTGGAAGCAAGACCAAAGGGTAAGACTGCGGCATGTCGATACTGGTGGTTATCTTCACAGTCATGACAAGAAATATTCCCGTATAGCTGGAGGCCAGCAAGAG GTCTGTGGAGTTCGCGAGAAGCGTCCTGACAATGTCTGGTTAGCAACGGAGGGAGTCTATCTTCCAATTAATACAAGTGATGTTTGA